In one window of Microbacterium sp. PM5 DNA:
- a CDS encoding ATP-binding cassette domain-containing protein translates to MPHASPAVVLDRVTFTWPDGTVALDSVSGAFSDVRTGLIGRNGAGKSTLLGLIAGTRVPASGTVFRSGTVDVMPQRVPEDTRVAALLGVDTSLDAVRAIASGDVDQRHFDAVGDDWDVEARAQAALAEAGLPADALDRRVDALSGGEAVLAALVGVRLRGAPIALLDEPTNNLDRDARARVYELVRSWRGTLIVVSHDTALLEQMDETTELYGSALTTFGGPYSAWRAAHEEEQAAARQAESAARQQVRREKRDRIHQEQVLATRTAMGNKAYAEKREPKIIMGGKKRAAQVSAGRLRVEARDKETEARAALDAAERRVRDDESVRIDLPDPGVAAGRRIATIGDGERSWIVQGPERVALIGPNGAGKTTLLERLVAGRSGPSEPDDVHNSASTGAGGGAGGPDGPPRRSPAHATAHTDRVGYLSQRIDRLEEEATPLENLRRAAPGVGDVELRNRLARFLLRGATVLRPVSALSGGERFRLALACLVMAEPAPQLLVLDEPTNNLDLDTVDQLVAALSAFRGAVVVVSHDDGFLGRIDPDLVLELREGVLTEVASG, encoded by the coding sequence ATGCCCCACGCTTCTCCCGCGGTCGTGCTCGACCGCGTCACCTTCACCTGGCCGGACGGCACCGTCGCTCTCGACAGCGTCTCCGGAGCCTTCTCCGATGTGCGCACCGGACTCATCGGACGCAACGGCGCCGGCAAGTCCACGCTGCTCGGCCTCATCGCGGGCACCCGCGTCCCGGCATCCGGCACCGTCTTTCGCAGCGGCACCGTCGATGTGATGCCCCAGCGGGTCCCCGAAGACACCCGCGTCGCCGCTCTGCTGGGCGTCGACACGTCCCTGGATGCCGTGCGCGCCATCGCCTCCGGCGACGTCGACCAGCGTCACTTCGATGCCGTCGGCGACGACTGGGACGTGGAGGCGCGCGCCCAGGCCGCGCTCGCCGAAGCGGGCCTGCCCGCCGACGCGCTCGACAGACGGGTGGACGCACTCTCCGGCGGCGAGGCCGTGCTCGCGGCGCTGGTCGGAGTGCGGCTGCGCGGTGCACCCATCGCGCTGCTGGACGAGCCCACCAACAATCTCGACCGCGATGCGCGGGCGCGGGTATACGAGCTCGTACGGAGCTGGCGGGGCACGCTCATCGTCGTGAGCCACGACACGGCACTGCTCGAGCAGATGGACGAGACGACCGAGCTCTACGGCAGTGCGCTGACGACGTTCGGCGGTCCGTACTCCGCGTGGCGCGCAGCCCATGAGGAGGAACAGGCCGCCGCACGGCAGGCCGAGTCCGCCGCTCGCCAACAGGTGCGGCGCGAGAAGCGCGACCGCATCCACCAGGAGCAGGTGCTGGCCACCCGCACGGCGATGGGGAACAAGGCGTACGCCGAGAAGCGTGAGCCGAAGATCATCATGGGCGGCAAGAAGCGTGCTGCCCAGGTGTCGGCCGGGCGGCTTCGGGTCGAGGCACGCGACAAGGAGACGGAGGCGCGCGCGGCGCTCGACGCCGCCGAACGTCGCGTGCGCGACGACGAGTCGGTGCGCATCGACCTCCCCGACCCCGGAGTCGCCGCGGGACGGCGGATCGCGACGATCGGTGACGGCGAGCGATCGTGGATCGTCCAGGGCCCGGAGCGGGTCGCGCTGATCGGTCCGAACGGAGCGGGCAAGACGACCCTCCTGGAGCGGCTCGTCGCGGGCCGCTCGGGCCCTTCCGAGCCCGACGACGTGCACAACTCCGCCTCAACCGGCGCCGGCGGCGGTGCAGGGGGCCCGGACGGCCCGCCCAGGCGGAGTCCTGCACACGCGACCGCCCACACCGACCGCGTCGGGTACCTGTCGCAGCGGATCGACCGGCTGGAGGAGGAGGCGACGCCGCTGGAGAACCTGCGCCGCGCCGCACCCGGCGTCGGCGACGTCGAGCTGCGCAACCGTCTCGCACGGTTCCTGCTCCGCGGGGCCACGGTGCTGCGCCCGGTGTCGGCGCTGTCGGGCGGTGAGCGCTTCCGCCTCGCGCTGGCATGCCTCGTGATGGCCGAGCCGGCACCGCAGCTGCTGGTGCTCGACGAGCCGACGAACAACCTCGATCTCGACACGGTTGACCAGCTCGTCGCCGCGCTGTCGGCGTTCCGCGGCGCCGTCGTCGTGGTCAGCCACGACGACGGCTTCCTCGGGAGGATCGATCCCGACCTCGTGCTCGAGCTGCGGGAGGGGGTGCTGACCGAGGTCGCGTCCGGCTGA